Within the Scyliorhinus canicula chromosome 18, sScyCan1.1, whole genome shotgun sequence genome, the region aggagaggcgactggaagAACTGCTGTTTAGGTTAGtaaagggaagctttaggtacctaggcatccaagtggcgcgggaatgggaccggctgcatagatTGAATTTGGCCTGGCTGGTAgatcaaatgaaggatgattttcggagatgggatgcgcttccgTTTAGGAGGGTGCAAACAGTGAAGATGactgtcctcccgagattcctatttgtatttctgtgtctccccatctttattccgcggtccttttttagcgggtcaacagagtgatcacgggcttcgtctgagcgggcaagaccccacgagtGAGGAAGGTAATGTTTGAGCAGAGTTGCGGAGAGGGCggtctggcgctgccaaattttaacaactattactgggcagctaatatagccatgatcaggaagtggatggaTTGGCATGGGTGCGTATAGAGGCGGCTTCATGGAAGGATACCagattgggggcattggtaactgcgcctctgtcgttcccgccggcacggtactccaccagtccagtggtggtggcggccctgagaggttggggccagtggaggcggcatgtgggagcatttgtctgggccccaatctgtgataatcaccggtttgccccggggactATGGACAGGGGATACCGGAGcgaggattgagaggatgggggatatattcatagaggggagctttccgagtatgagggtgttggaggaaaagtttggattGGCGAGAGGAAACAaactcaggtatctgcaggtgcgggacttccttcataaacaggtgtcaacctccCGCTCCTACCggtgagggggattcaggacagggtagtttctggaGGGTGGGTAGgcgaagggagcgtctcggacatttataaggagcttatggggttggaggagacgcagaccaaggagctaaagcgcaagtgggaggaggagtgggaggtgagatagaggatggtctatgggcagacgctttgagtagagtcaacatgcctgcaacatatgccaggctcagtctgatacaatttaaggttgtgcaccgggctcacatgacagtgacccggatgagcagattctttggggtggtggACAGGTGCGTAAAGTGTGCCGGAGGACCGGCgaaacatgtccacatgttttggacatgtccaaagcttaggggattttggcagaggtatgcagatgtcatgtccacggtgttaaaaacaagggtggcgctgagtccagaggtggcaatattcagggtgtcagaggacctgggaatccaggaggagaaagaggcagatgctctggcctttgcttccctggtagcctggagatggatactattagcctggagagactcaaagcccttcacgtcagagacctggctatcggacatggctagctttctctgtttggagaaaatcaaattcgccttgagagcatcactgttagggttcaccagaggtggcaaccatcgacttctttgcggaaaattaatcttcagcagatgggggaagggtggggagtagtttagattagagtaggggggcAGcagatagggggtggggggggagagtagtttagattagagtagggggtcaatcaGGGTGGGGCCTATATGAGagttaaatggcttttgcacttagtttatggtttcatgtatattgtttattttgatgTTGTCACTATACCAAAAattcctcaataaaatattttttaaaaagagagaagtACCTGACTTGTAAAATCTCCAGGAATCATGAGCTGAACAAATAAGTACAGAAAGTGGTCCAACCCTTCTGATTACTGCAGCTAATTTCTTCTCACTGTACTTCTTCATCCTTCTGAATCCTTTAATTTTGATAACACTCTTAGAGTTATTAAATAAGCATTTATCGTTCTTCTGCAAGTAAAAACATAAGAATCTGTTTCGAAACTTGGCCAAAAATAATTTCCATAAATTTCATTTTCCATATTGTACCACACAGAAAATCCCAGTTACCTATTATCTCCAAGCCTTGCTCTCCTCCCTTACCTCTTATTCCTTCAACACATCAATGCCAAACACCTCACCTTCATCGAAGTCTTACTCATTCCAAACTCTCCATAACCTCTTAGCCCAAAATTCCAAAGGAAATTATCCATCACTTGGCTCCTGTGCATTCAGCTGTCCCTTTCGCTCATTGAATAGCATCAGGCACATCTGAACCCAGCACTTCGACTGACcgactctctctgcctctctctctcgctctctctccttccttttgCCTCTTCTCTCGCTCATCTTTGCTGCACAAGACAAAATCTCGACTCTAAGTGTGGAGTCATTGATCTCAGGTGGGGTAGTACTTGTGATGCTACAGTTTGCCTCAGTGCCCAGAAAAGGGAGTGAAAATTAAGTCAGTGTTTTCACTCCTGATCCCTATCCACAATCTCTCCTGAACGATTCTTTTACACTGTCATTGAATGAGGAAAGCAGCAAACTCAAATGTGACGTCTCCCATGTCTTAGAAGCCACTCATAATCAAAGCTTCACGTTTAACCaatgtcctttttttaaacaaatttgaCTCTTCCGAGTGAATACTTCCCAGCCAATTGAGTCATCAAGGAGTGAGCAACACTGAAAGGTTTTACAATTCAGAAATGCTCACTGTAGCGAGACCAGCAGTTCTGTTAGGAAGGACAAGGACTAATTCCTGCACTGATACACTTTACGAATGAATGACATCCTTCCTGTTGATATTCAAAATGTCATTCACATGCCACGATGCATGAGGAATCTCAGATCTAACCAGGTTCTATGAACACACTGTGCCGTAAACCAGAATATCTTTCACAACTTAGAATTGACAGCCCTGTTTAAGTGTGTGAAATGATGACAGTTGGtgtacagtgtgcagtgagagtaccttttctTGGTAGGGGTATGATTGATCAGACTCAATGCCATGGTCTCGCATGTACTGGAAGGCACGATACGGCAAGCCCCCCCTGCAACCAAAGTTCTTATATTCATCAGAGCAGTCAATGATGTTTTGTACACTCAGTTCGATTAGTTGCTTCTTTTCCTTGGCCAACTGACCTTCCAGAGCGCCAATTGCGGTGAACGCATAGCAGGATGAACACAAACCCTGAAGGAAAAACACATaaattggaaaatgttttttttttaaatttaatttctccgtgatgagggggatagagtggacgttcagagactatttcctcgggtggatgtagctgttacaagaggacataactataagattcagggtgggagatataggagggatatatcACCACTTTGTCTCTAGGGTACCCAAACCCTCCCAACCATAAAATCCTGGCCTCACCTATGTGATGTCCATAATACTTCATCATGGAGTTCCAGCAGAAGCCATCTCTCTCTACTGgtactgctgggactgcaagaaCTGCAAGCAagcctgattggccagcagctcttgagGTGGGACTTTCTTCCACTGATGTGCCCAGCTCCCACTCTGCTCGTTAAGGCCACCAACAGCCTATTACAACCAGCAGTTGTAAGATAGCCTTATTTGAAGTACAgaaagaagtcctacaacaccaggttaaggtgtTTTTAAGTAGGTTGGTTTCTGGCCGATTTTTCTTCCAAGCAATACATTTCCCTGAACCTCCCTCCCGACACTACACCCCCACATTCAGCCCACAGACCTTTGAAGTTACATGCTTCACACAAGAACACTCTAGCTCTTTTTCATTGATCTTTGACCACATTGACCACAATATCATTGACCACATATCATTGACCACATGATTTAAAAGTATTAAAAAGTCAATCAGTTTAGATAGTTTTATTTCTCCATCTAGACCTTTGAGAATCTGCCTGGCATAAGTGTTAGACTGGAACATTGGCATTGGAAAATTCAGAAGATCCTGAATGTATATCTATCATTATTAACATCCAAAAATCAAAATGAATATATGCTTCTCTTTTACCTATCTGAATCACTTATTCTCAATTGCCTACTATAGTTCCATCTACTGGCTCTTTGAGGAAAAGCACACATAAATTGTTCCTTCTGTTATTTGCCACAGCTCCAACCCTCAAATGCCAGCTGGTTGAATATGTTAAAAGTTTGAAATGGCAAGAGTGAATAATCCTTGGAATCCAAAAAAGAATTACACAGGAACCACTCCACACAGCCCCAACAAACTGAATCATGTCAGCTGGCCTGCATTGAACTGACATGGTTTAAGATAGTAAGTACCTGATCCTTTACTTTACCAACATAGTGCATCTTACGCCAGTCCACTTCTTGGGGAAGATGATTGATTTCCTCCATTTCTTCCAGTTCCTCCATTTCAAAACCAAACAACGCATCGTCTGTATAATTGACCATTTCAGATATCCTTGCATCAGTGTACAAATTAGCAAACTCCATTGGTGTCTGGAAGAATGCATAATAACGATGAGACTTGCCGTGTGATTATAATGATATAAAAGCACCTgtcactcataagggattgggtaaacacatTGTGGGTTGATTCATTAAGACTAGGCGCATTGGAACATTTATGCAAAAGTGCAAAGCTTGAcaaagagcagcatggtggcacagtggttagcactgctgcatcacagcgccaggaacccgggttcgattccggccttgggtaactgtctgtgtggagtttgcacgttctacccgtgtctgagtgtatttcctccgggtgctatggcttcctcccaaagtccaaagatctgcaggtttgaccaggctaaattgctccttagtgttcaaagaagtgcaagttaggtgaggttacggggttaAGGCGGGGTTGTGGGCCTCGTTAGGACGTTCTTTCAGacaattggtgcagactcgatgggccagattacctacttctgaactgtaggaattctatgacaacaaattctatgattctatgacaacaaacaggaaacaaattCCTGGCACCCAATGCAGATCATCAACAGAGATTGTATCAAGAAACTTGCAGCCAAATAAGGGGAACCTGAACAGGAATAGATGCAATTGTCATGGATAACTTCAATTGAACAGGAATAGATTCAGAAATCTTTATAAGGGCTTTTCAACTGAGAACATGATTTTGGACGCAAATTGGATTGCTCCATGGAGCAGTTAGCCAAAAGATCCCAATAATCAGAGGCAAAGTTGAATTGGGTCTTCAAAAATAACCAATACAGAGAAGGTCACAATGTAGCCAGTCTCCATCAAGAACACATCTAAGGAGCTTATATTAAAGTATCAAGTGACTGTACTGCCGAAACACTTTGTAAATTGGTGATCATTAAAATTGGCCAGGTTTTGTACCCCAGGAGCCAACACAATTTTCAATTGAACCTTGAAAACAAACTCGGAGCGGAAACAAAATGAAACAAACAGAAGCACAAACACGATGGATTAACCAAGAAATAGCTGGTGCAATTAGATGGCACAATGTGTTTGTCCAGATTGAAGTGACGCTGTTGGCCAATGAAGTCTTCAGGCCAAGCTGTTAACGGTTGCTAACAAAATGGATGACCTACAGATATGTTCATTTCAAAGCTGGTACAAAAAGTAAAACTCATTCACCGACCTGATGCCGATGAGAAACCCAGAATTTTCCCCATCAAATCATCTTTGTAAGTTAATGGGCTAGTCACAAACCCAGAATGAAGAAAGATTTTAAAAGTTTCAATcaagctggggaggaggggaggtggtcATTGGTCAGAGACTGAGTCAAcctttgccttttaaaaaaaatataacttttattttgtatttagaggacccaattattttttttccaattaaggggcaatttagcgtggccaatccacccaacctgcacatctttgggttgtagaggtGAATGTTAGACTACAGTAaaccacggagagaatgtgcaaactccacacagacagtgaccaagggctgggatcgaacccgggtcctcagtgccgtaggcagcagtgctaaccactgcgcttccATGCCGCCCTGAGTCATTCTTGGTCCTgataccttcagggatctgtggacaagcgccccaagatccctctgttcctctgagcttcctagtgtcctgccattcattgaatactcccTTGTCATGTTATTCCTTCCTttcacttttcatggttaaattccatctgccgctAATCTGTCCAACTGACCAACCtgcctatatcctcctgtaatataAAAACTTCTCCTTCATTGTCAACCGCCCAGGCAATCTTTgtgtcatagaaccatagaaaagctacggcacagaagaaggccatttggcccatcttggccATGTCAGCTCAagaacacccaggtgccctttctaatcccaattTCCTGTAGCTGgttcatagccctgtagcttacagcacttaaggtgcagagccaagtactttttaaaaagagagtagggtctctgcctccaccaccaacccagGCAGCAAATTCTAGACTCCCaataccctctgcataaaaactttcttcctcatatcccctctacaccttctgccacttatcttgaatctatgcccTTTGGCTCTAGAATTTCGACCAAGGGAAAGaaatttatcctgtccactctgtctcttcctctcataattttgtacaccctgggcggaattctccgacccccctgggggttggagaatcgcctggggccggcgtcaatccagcccccgccgtgtcccaaattccccGCCCCCCAAGATTCgacaggggcaggaatcgcgctacgccagttggcgggccccccacggcgattctccggcccgcgatgggtcgaagtcccgccgctgacaggcctttcccgtcggcgtggtttaaaccacctacttgACCGGCggaattggcggcgcgagcgggctccggggtcctggggggggggggggcgcggggcgatctgaccatggcggaggcggaagagaccccctcccctgcgcatgcgccggtatgacgtcaacagccactgacgcaccggcacatgcgcggatttacgccggccggcgaagtacttccggccccggctggtgtggcgccaaaggctgttcacgccagccggtggagtgggaaccactccggcgcgggcctagcccctcaatgtgagagcttggcccctaaagcccgacgccggactggttcacgccactccgacacgccgctgtcaccagactcctaaatgaccctcttattgactgacctcattaacactacaccctgtatgcttcatccaatgccaatgcttatgcagttacattgtatatcttgtgttgccctattatgtattttcttatgTTTTCTTGattgtgtttaattcccttttcttcccatgtactgaatgatctgttgagctgcttgcagaaaaatacttttcactgtacctcggtacacgtgacaataaacaaatctaatccaatccaatccatgcgAGGACCACCCATCccaccgggtaagggagaatcccggcccctatttttttttccaattaagtggcaagttagcgtggtcaatccaactatcctgcacatatttgggttgtgggggtgaaaccaacgcagacacaaagagaatgtacaaactccacatggacagcgacccaggcccgggatcaaacccaggtccttggcgccgtgtggcaacaatgctaaccactgcaccaccatgccaccccccccccccccccaccgaattgcctccttctgtactgtattgaTGATTCTATGTATTGCAATGGGCTGCAAAGCCAAGAGACCTAGGCTCAAACCAAGAGTAAAGATGGAGAGACAGtttaaatgtaattatttttCATCAGGATGGGGGCAGTAAATATATGCAGTAGGTTGTCCACTGAGTTGATGGAGGCAAATAAAGC harbors:
- the LOC119953422 gene encoding procathepsin L-like translates to MIFFLSAMCILTGISMASTIPFIDKEWELWKLVHGKSYPNLEEDQARRGIWLDNLEKIDAHNAQYLQGNTMYEMTMNQFGDLTPMEFANLYTDARISEMVNYTDDALFGFEMEELEEMEEINHLPQEVDWRKMHYVGKVKDQGLCSSCYAFTAIGALEGQLAKEKKQLIELSVQNIIDCSDEYKNFGCRGGLPYRAFQYMRDHGIESDQSYPYQEKKNDKCLFNNSKSVIKIKGFRRMKKYSEKKLAAVIRRVGPLSVLICSAHDSWRFYKSGILDDADCYNKRIDHAVLLIGYVDEHPTGYWIIKNSWGTSWGERGYIRLVKGKNMCGITHCASYPII